One genomic window of Paeniglutamicibacter sp. Y32M11 includes the following:
- a CDS encoding DUF1684 domain-containing protein, with amino-acid sequence MSAPIEFTQWRRLREEGLAVPYGWLSLSSYQWLPDVPGKLDLLPGYWSASGTSAHATFDAEDCVTTADGDPVSGTLVQSLHEDESMHFVRHGDTLVELGVRDGRYMIRTRERTHPRLKAFTGVPIFPYDPDFIVPGQYTAFHAPKVVPIDSFRPDTKLKTELVGEVNFVLGGQREVLAASQNVDGSLTLDFRDLTNGEQTAAWRFVTVKAPAADGSVTIDFNRTLNYPMAFSPHAVCPAPVEANRLNQRVKAGELLPR; translated from the coding sequence ATGAGTGCACCAATAGAATTCACACAGTGGCGTCGCCTACGCGAAGAGGGCCTTGCCGTTCCCTACGGCTGGCTTTCGCTCAGCAGCTATCAATGGCTTCCCGACGTGCCGGGAAAACTGGACTTGCTACCCGGATATTGGAGCGCAAGCGGAACCTCCGCCCATGCCACCTTTGACGCTGAGGATTGCGTAACAACAGCGGATGGTGACCCCGTATCGGGGACTCTGGTGCAATCACTGCACGAGGATGAATCCATGCACTTTGTTCGTCATGGTGACACGCTGGTGGAGCTGGGGGTCAGGGACGGGCGATACATGATTCGCACCCGTGAACGCACCCATCCCCGACTTAAGGCCTTCACCGGGGTGCCGATATTCCCCTACGATCCTGACTTCATCGTCCCCGGCCAGTACACTGCCTTCCATGCGCCGAAGGTGGTTCCCATTGATAGCTTCCGCCCGGACACCAAACTCAAGACAGAGCTGGTGGGAGAGGTCAACTTCGTACTGGGCGGACAGCGTGAAGTGCTAGCCGCCTCGCAAAACGTTGACGGGTCACTCACCCTAGACTTTAGAGATCTCACCAATGGTGAGCAGACAGCGGCCTGGCGCTTTGTCACGGTCAAGGCGCCGGCCGCCGACGGATCTGTGACCATCGACTTTAATCGCACCCTGAACTATCCGATGGCTTTCTCGCCCCACGCCGTATGCCCAGCACCCGTCGAGGCAAACCGGCTGAATCAAAGGGTCAAGGCTGGAGAGCTGCTGCCGCGCTGA